In the genome of Hyalangium ruber, the window CGCGAGGACGACGACGGCCGAGCCGTAGCGCGTCACCACCGCCAGCCCGAGCGCCAGCCCGCCCAGCAGCCCGGCGCGCTCCAGGCGCTCCCTGCGGTCGAGGGCCTCCAGGGCGATGACGAGGAAGGCCGCGGAGAAGGACTCGCTCATCGTCCGGCCCCCGAAGACGAGCACCGGCCCATAGAGCCCCATCAACAGGGTCGCGAGCAGACCCGCCGCCTGCCCTGCCCGGCGCTCGGCATAGCGGTATGTGGCCAGCAACATCCACCCGTGCAGCGCCAACTGCGGCAGTTCCAGCAGGGCCCGGTAGGCCTGGGGGTGGGTGAGCCCCAGCAGGGAGGCCAGGCGCAGCAGCCACGAGAACAGCAGGGGCACCGCCCAGTTGCGCAGCCCGTCCTGCCACTCCCAGGCGAGCACGCCATAGCCATGGGCGCGGTGCCAGGCCGGCTCGAGCACCTGGTACACCTCGTCAGGATGGATGCGGCCCAGCTGCGTCACGGCGATGACCGCGGGCGCCAGGGCCACGGCCCCCATCAGGGCGAGCCACCCTCGCCCCAAGGCTCGGGCAGCGGGCGCGGCACTGGCGGCGAACGCCTGCGAAGGCTCGGGCGAGGTGGAAACGGAGGGCTGAGGCGCGGGCACGGACATGGGTGGCGGCGCGACTCTCCCCGTCCCGGAGCCCACACGCAAGCCGAGGGAATTTGTCCGCCTGCCCCAAGCTCGGCTAAGAGCCTTGGGAGCGGAGGGAATCCACATGCCAGATGTCATCGTGGTAGGCGCGGGCCACAACGGGCTCGTCACCGCGGCGCTGCTCGCGCGCCGGGGTTTGAAGGTCACCGTCCTCGAAGAGAAGGACATGGTGGGAGGGGCCAGCAAGACGGAGTACCCGTTCCGCTCGGCGCCCAAGCTGGGCGTGTCCACGGGCGCCTACCTGCTCGGCCTCATGCCTCCGGAGTTGATGCGCGAGCTGGAGCTGGAGCTGCCCCTCAAGCGCCGGGATCCGCACTACTTCCTGCCCACCCTGGACAAGCGCTACCTCCTGTTCGGCTCGAACGAGCAGGAGATGAAGCGCCAGTTCCTGGCGTTCTTCTCCGAGGCGGACTGGAACGCCAACCAGGCGATGAACACCGAGCTGGCCGCCATGCGCGATGACCTGGCCCCGGCGTGGCTGATGCCCCCGCTCTCCCTGGAGGAGACCGCCGAGCGCTTCATCCGCCCTGCCCTGCGCACCCCCTTCATCAACCTGTGTCGTGGGACCGCGCACGAGTACCTGGACCGCTTCGGCTACCAGTCGGACCTGCTCAAGGCCATGTACGCGGTGACCGACGCCTTCTCCGGGCTGGACGCGGGCTACGACACGCCCGGCGCGGGCATGAACCTGCTCGTCCACAACATGTGCCGGCTGCCCGGCAGCGGCGGCACGTGGATGATCGTCGGCGGCGGCATGGGCACCGTCACCCAGTCCCTCGAGAAGCTCGTGCGCAAGCACGGCGGCGAGGTGCGCACCCGCGCCAAGGTGGCCTCCATCCGCACCGACCGGGGCGTGGTGAAGGGCGTGGTGCTGGAGGGCGGCGAGGAAATCTCCGCCTCCGTGGTGGTGTCCAACGCGGATCCGTTCCGCACGCTGAAACTGGTGTCCGACTCGGCCCTGTCCGCCGACTACCGCCAGAGCATCGACGCCATGGCTACCCCGGGCACCACCCTCAAGGTGAACCTGTGCCTCAAGGGCCTGCCCACCTTCACCTGTCTGCCCGAGGACCGCGGCCAGTTCGGCCCCACCATCCACCTGCTGCCCCAGGAGGACGTGCTCGAGTCGCTCACCCAGTCCTACGCCGACACCAAGGCCGGCAAGCTCGCCGAGTTCCCCTCCATCGAGTGGTACTTCCACACGCCCGTCGACCCCTCGCTGCGCGACGCCGAGGGCCACCACAACTCCGCCCTCTTCGTGCAGTGGGTGCCCTACCAGCCCAAGGGCTCCACCTGGGAGAAGGAGGAGTCGCGCTACGTGCAGCACCTGCTGTCCATCTGCGACCGCTTCGCTCCCGGCACGAGCGATCTCGTCGTGGAGACCTTCACCCTGTCTCCGCCGCGCATCGAGGCCCACTTCGGGATTACGCACGGCCACATCCACCACGTGGACAACAAGCGCGGCTTCAACGAGCGGCTCCCCTATGAGACGCCCGTGCAGGGGCTCTACTTCTGCGGCGCCGGGTGCCACCCCGCTGGCAGCGTCATTGGCGCCGCCGGGCACAACGCCGCCGGAGTCGTGCTCAAGGCGCTCGGACGTTGAGTGAAGTCCGAGGGTGAAGACCGGATTTCCCCTGACTTACGGGCGGAGAATGTCGTTCTCCGCGCGGGGGCGGGAGTTGCGCATGGATCATTCGCGCCGCCGTGTTTAGATGACGGCCCCCATGAGCTACCTCGTCCTCGCGCGTAAGTGGCGCCCGCAAACCTTCGACGACATGACCGGACAGGAGCACATCGTCCGGACCATCGCGAACGCCATCAAGATGGACCGCGTGGCTCACGCCTATCTGTTCTGCGGCCCGCGTGGCGTGGGCAAGACGACGGCCGCCCGCCTGCTCGCCAAGGCCCTCAACTGTGAGAAGGGCCCCACCGCCACTCCCTGCGGCACCTGCCGCGCCTGCACCGAGATCGCCACCGGCACCTCCGTGGATGTGGCCGAGATCGACGGTGCTTCCAACAACGGCGTCGAGAACGTCCGCGAGATTCGCGAGAACGCCAAGTACCTGCCGCAGCGAGACCGGCACAAGATCTACATCATCGACGAGGTCCACATGCTCTCGGGGGCCGCGTTCAACGCGCTCCTCAAGACGCTGGAGGAGCCGCCCGGGCACGTGAAGTTCATCTTCGCCACCACCGAGGCCCACAAGCTCCCGGACACCATCCTCAGCCGCTGCCAGCGCCACAACTTCCGCCGCATCCCCGCCGCGCGCATGCTCCAGCGCCTCAAGCAGATCTGCGAGGCCGAAGGCGCCGGCATCTCCGATCGCTCCCTGTCGCTCGTGGTCCGCCAGTCCGAGGGCGGCATGCGCGACGCGCTCAGCCTGCTCGACCAGATCCTCGCCTCGTGCGGCGCCAACCCCACCGATGAGGCCGTGGCCGAGGCCCTGGGCGCCATCGATCGCACCATGGTGCAGGACTTCGCCGAGGCACTGGTGCGCAAGGACGCGCGCAAGGTGCTCTCTCGCGTCGAGGAGGTCTTCAACCGCGGCCTCGACCTCAAGCGGCTCGCCGAGGAGCTCGCGCTCCAGCTGCGCCACCTCTTCGTCACCAAGGCGCTGGGCGAGGCCCCCGCCGAGCTGGCCGAGTCCGAACAGAAGGCCCTGCTGGCCCTCGCCCAGGAGGCAGACTCGGCGCAGATCTCCCGCCTCTTCGACGTGGTGCATGGCTCGGTGTGGGACGTGTCCCGCGCCGCCCAGCCCCGGCTCGCGATGGAGATGGCGCTGCTCAAGGCCATCCAGCTCTCGCCGGCCGGCAGCATCCCGGACCTCATCGCCAAGATGGATCGGCTCGCCAGTGGCCTGAATGGCACCTCGCAGTCCCAGTCCGGAGCGCCGGGAGGTCGCTCCGGTCCCACCAACTTTCGCGTCTGAGCGCCCCGCGGACCCCGTCCGCGCGCCTCAGCC includes:
- a CDS encoding phytoene desaturase family protein, whose translation is MPDVIVVGAGHNGLVTAALLARRGLKVTVLEEKDMVGGASKTEYPFRSAPKLGVSTGAYLLGLMPPELMRELELELPLKRRDPHYFLPTLDKRYLLFGSNEQEMKRQFLAFFSEADWNANQAMNTELAAMRDDLAPAWLMPPLSLEETAERFIRPALRTPFINLCRGTAHEYLDRFGYQSDLLKAMYAVTDAFSGLDAGYDTPGAGMNLLVHNMCRLPGSGGTWMIVGGGMGTVTQSLEKLVRKHGGEVRTRAKVASIRTDRGVVKGVVLEGGEEISASVVVSNADPFRTLKLVSDSALSADYRQSIDAMATPGTTLKVNLCLKGLPTFTCLPEDRGQFGPTIHLLPQEDVLESLTQSYADTKAGKLAEFPSIEWYFHTPVDPSLRDAEGHHNSALFVQWVPYQPKGSTWEKEESRYVQHLLSICDRFAPGTSDLVVETFTLSPPRIEAHFGITHGHIHHVDNKRGFNERLPYETPVQGLYFCGAGCHPAGSVIGAAGHNAAGVVLKALGR
- the dnaX gene encoding DNA polymerase III subunit gamma/tau is translated as MSYLVLARKWRPQTFDDMTGQEHIVRTIANAIKMDRVAHAYLFCGPRGVGKTTAARLLAKALNCEKGPTATPCGTCRACTEIATGTSVDVAEIDGASNNGVENVREIRENAKYLPQRDRHKIYIIDEVHMLSGAAFNALLKTLEEPPGHVKFIFATTEAHKLPDTILSRCQRHNFRRIPAARMLQRLKQICEAEGAGISDRSLSLVVRQSEGGMRDALSLLDQILASCGANPTDEAVAEALGAIDRTMVQDFAEALVRKDARKVLSRVEEVFNRGLDLKRLAEELALQLRHLFVTKALGEAPAELAESEQKALLALAQEADSAQISRLFDVVHGSVWDVSRAAQPRLAMEMALLKAIQLSPAGSIPDLIAKMDRLASGLNGTSQSQSGAPGGRSGPTNFRV